The following DNA comes from Roseofilum reptotaenium CS-1145.
CATCAAACAGTTGCCCCTGAATACCTTCGTACTTTTCTAAAATTCCGGTAATGAGCGCCCCATTTCCCCCGGCAATTTCAGCAATCTGTTGGGATTGAGAAAAGTCAAACCCTTGCAAAATATCCCGAATTTCGACCCGCGACATCGATTCCATCGCGCGATCGAAAGCGGCGGCTAAATCCTGATGTTCTCGTAGGTAATCGTAGAAGAGGCGATCGCGCCCAAGCTGATAAATACTTTTGCCCGTTTGTAATAGTTCTTTCCACAGAGTACGTCGTTGTTCATGTTTTCTGGACTGGGCTAACTGACAGAAGTGATGCCAGGGTCTAAGGGAAAATTCTGAGTTCAGGACTAAATGTTGTGAAACGTCGGTCAGAGAAACCATAGACCGAGAAGGATTAGCATCCGGTTCGAGCGCGAATAAGTCAAAATGAGCGAGTCCCCGCAAACAACGATGGAGCGATCGCTGATGAGTGCCGCTTCGCTCCGCTAACTCTGATACAGATAAAGAATGGGTGGCAAGATGATCGAATACCCCAAGGCTAATACAGGCCTCCGTAAAGTGGGAGACAATGCGATAGTCTAAAAGGCAAAACATTTGTTGATAAGGAATCATAAATTATAGCGCTGCGCGCTAGGGAATAGGGAATGGGGAATAGGTTATGTTCTGTCTGACAATTGAGACAGGCATAGATCCTGTACAGCTAAATAATGTCCGATCGCATCTTCATAAGACGTGGCAAAAGATTCATTGAGGAGTCTACGGGTATTTTGTAATACTTGAGGGTGAATGGGCATCAACGCCTGCTGAACCTCTTCAATGGTCTGTTCCAATGCAGTCGTTTCACAGGCGAGATCGACAATTCCCAGTGCGATCGCCTCTTCAACAGAAAATTGAGCGCCAGTAAACAACAAGCGACGAGCAACGCCAATTCCAGTATATTTTGCCAATCGGAACACTCCCATTCCCGGTAAATACCCTTCTTTAACTTCTGGCATTTGAAAGAGCGATCGCGCCGTCGAGACTCGATAATCGCAAGCAAGAGCAAGTTGAAAGTAAAACCGGGTACAATAGCCATCGATCGCCGCGATGGATGCCCCCGCAAATCCTTCTAGTCGCCGGAGAACTTTTTCCCATTTGCTACAATCGTCAAATGCAGGTGGTATTGCGATCTGAGATTGCTGAGTATTCAATCCCCAAAATATGATGAGTTGACAAGTCTCGTCATCTTCGAGATCGTTCATTAATACGATCAATTCTGACAAGCAGACTGCATTCAATTGACTTGGATCTGACCATTGCAAGTTTATATGGGCGATCGTTTCCAGTTTAGTGAGTTTTAATGTGGTGTATTGTGTCATTCCTTAGAATTCCCCCAAGCAGCATTCAATGGTCGAACCCGGTCCCATCGTCATCATGATGACAGACTCTCCCTTTCGAGCAACTCCTTCCTGCAATAGTCGTTCGTGAGAGAAGAGAAAAGAAGCTGACGATAAATTACCATAATTTTCCAGGATATGGGTGGTATGGCGCACATCATGCTCGGTAATATTTAAAGCATATTTGATCGAATCGATCACCTTGCGACCCCCGGAATGAATCACCCAATGCTGAATATCTCGACGTTTGCGATCGAAGCGATCGAGCAAGCGATCTACGGGGATTTTAACATTGCGTCCCAAAAGATAAGGAATTTGTCGATCCAAATATAAGGCATAGTGAGTTGCTTGCCAATCAAGCCGTATTGCATCGATCGCCTCAGTAATCAGGTGAGAACTGAAGCCGAGAATTTTGGGCCCAGTGGATAACTCCAGAAAAGCTCGGCCAGAAACGATCGCCGCACCTGCACCATCTCCAAATAACGAATTGACCACTGCTGCATTTAATGTATCATCGATTGCATACATAGCAGAACACACTTCAACACAAAGGAGGAGACCGATTGCCTCTGGATTGAGGGCACAAAAATTGACGACTGGTTGAAGACCATTTAATCCTGCGTTGCAACCCATGCCAACAATATCAATCCGTTGAACATTCCGACGCATCCCCATCTCTTTAATGTAAAGTGCGCTCAGGCTTGGACAGAGCAAACCTGTAGTTGATACGACACTAATATAGTCAATATCTTCAGGATTGAGTCCCGCTTTTTCTAAGGCTTTTTTGATAGCTGACTGTCCGATCTCGAGCGCAATCTGTTTGTGTTTCTCTAATAAATCACCTTGGCTTTCTTGCAGCCTCTGACCCTCTGGGTTGGGTTTGGGTAAACAAAGGTGACGGGATTTAATATGAGAATTACTGAAAATTTTGCGAGTTTTTGGATTAGTGATGTTGAAAATTTTTAAGATCTCAGTCTGGGTGTATTTTTGTGGAGGAGTTGCAGTCCCGATCGCAATAAGTCTGGGGGATCTGGAAGGAATTACGGCAGATTGCATGAGGGGTTGTGAACTTTATGATGATATCTCTATTGTGCCTCTCTTTTTCGCTGGTAGAGCAGTGCTTGAGCAACGGCTTCGACAGTTTTATCTCCCAAACTACCATGAACGGATTGTATTGCCAGTTTAGCGAGGTGCATTGCCAGGGGGTCTCGCCGAGCCACAGTTTCGGCAAGGTCAAGGGTGTCCTCCCACACGCGATCGCTAATTTGAGAAACCAGTCCCCATTGTAGGGCGGTGGCACTATCGACTTTTTGCCCAAAGAGAACGATCGCTTTTGCCCTCGCTTCGTTCACCAATTTGGTCAGCCGACGAACTCCCCCAGCAGCCGGAATTAAGCCTAAATCAACTTCAGGGAGCGAGAACCAACTCGAAGGGCTACAGATGCGAAAATCACAAGCCAGAGC
Coding sequences within:
- a CDS encoding enoyl-CoA hydratase/isomerase family protein, encoding MTTLSGTVQMKRVGEGNNIALFVLDRPEKANAYHDGMICQFAEQYAEAASDRTIRAAIVTGAGEKVFCAGADISSLGDRSYADGLNLQSRQLFDNWANAPWPTIAAIQGPAIAGGLELALACDFRICSPSSWFSLPEVDLGLIPAAGGVRRLTKLVNEARAKAIVLFGQKVDSATALQWGLVSQISDRVWEDTLDLAETVARRDPLAMHLAKLAIQSVHGSLGDKTVEAVAQALLYQRKREAQ
- a CDS encoding methyltransferase, producing MIPYQQMFCLLDYRIVSHFTEACISLGVFDHLATHSLSVSELAERSGTHQRSLHRCLRGLAHFDLFALEPDANPSRSMVSLTDVSQHLVLNSEFSLRPWHHFCQLAQSRKHEQRRTLWKELLQTGKSIYQLGRDRLFYDYLREHQDLAAAFDRAMESMSRVEIRDILQGFDFSQSQQIAEIAGGNGALITGILEKYEGIQGQLFDVPDTIARVSVRPRLQAIGVDMQVTLPDIPGDGILKRILHSYSDEQALTILTHVRQAMHAGNKLYIFELIEDDQVRNPYIGIKNLQMLLVHGAPGASGGPGERTQFEFASLLESAGFELVNIQPLSSIDAIVAVYP
- the dpgA gene encoding 3,5-dihydroxyphenylacetyl-CoA synthase DpgA, whose translation is MQSAVIPSRSPRLIAIGTATPPQKYTQTEILKIFNITNPKTRKIFSNSHIKSRHLCLPKPNPEGQRLQESQGDLLEKHKQIALEIGQSAIKKALEKAGLNPEDIDYISVVSTTGLLCPSLSALYIKEMGMRRNVQRIDIVGMGCNAGLNGLQPVVNFCALNPEAIGLLLCVEVCSAMYAIDDTLNAAVVNSLFGDGAGAAIVSGRAFLELSTGPKILGFSSHLITEAIDAIRLDWQATHYALYLDRQIPYLLGRNVKIPVDRLLDRFDRKRRDIQHWVIHSGGRKVIDSIKYALNITEHDVRHTTHILENYGNLSSASFLFSHERLLQEGVARKGESVIMMTMGPGSTIECCLGEF
- a CDS encoding enoyl-CoA hydratase/isomerase family protein — translated: MTQYTTLKLTKLETIAHINLQWSDPSQLNAVCLSELIVLMNDLEDDETCQLIIFWGLNTQQSQIAIPPAFDDCSKWEKVLRRLEGFAGASIAAIDGYCTRFYFQLALACDYRVSTARSLFQMPEVKEGYLPGMGVFRLAKYTGIGVARRLLFTGAQFSVEEAIALGIVDLACETTALEQTIEEVQQALMPIHPQVLQNTRRLLNESFATSYEDAIGHYLAVQDLCLSQLSDRT